From a single Dysidea avara chromosome 14, odDysAvar1.4, whole genome shotgun sequence genomic region:
- the LOC136244210 gene encoding uncharacterized protein gives MSYRQSYTTPYSTRISYTSGYQPPSPYIPSYDDPDDTQYSGTGPGTYGGTEPSSYTGTGPPPSSYGDTQPPSTYTGTGQPPSTYTGTGQPPSSYGDSGQPPSTYTGTGQPPSSYGDSGQPPSTYTGTGQPPSTYTGTGQPPSTYGDSGQPPSTYTGTGQPPSTYTGTGQPPSSYGDSSQPPYTGTGQPPSSYGDSGQPPSTYTGTEQPPSSYGDSGQPPSTYTGTGQPPSSYGDSGQPPSTYTGTGPPPTTYTGTGPPPSSYGQPPSTYTGTRLPPSSYSSYDADYSPQSFQFSGSYKGDGTDSESLELRIDWEPISEHAKELKVLSGDIFAAGKWQMSFFIMKAIIISMDNNSAKISGTGKVWDAKTSVSIEVTITKGDEDARSAVVKLKVGGKESSFTCARYTKFFRTVDIEVDFTSENLYLPTYNTHIHPSRPPSLPKRDIDIFTAYADAGVDLRLDTGDCSLVCDPDPNTAWSNSELYDIQEKELEGEDPSKWKIWCIMTEKYEHSSSIVGAMFDTKTRQGFGLFTKTGPLAKLPATSPKTTDVELSVQEKIALRHYLFTAVHECGHAFNLQHCFSMGRPNSLTWMNYATSYNNLNGSDSFYRNFEFCFDDAELLWLRHGPYNKVKPGEGNWGKISPSAIPASADLDDPDSWGRLLSFDIRTAKKKYTQMEPVTLEVRLQNLSTHSIFVETGFSPRYDIVKIYVTRPSGEIEEVNDFKSEDLIEPTKELHPQGSTDGPDRHSELVLLLYEADGFLFKEPGTYKIMALYHSGSKELTSNTVTVDIAPYQGGKKAQATLKKFFQDDVGRYISIGGSRSPRYDETRNFLESLAESSNDGYWAGALVAETFTAYAKDYKLVKSSRQYGKIDVGKIGQPDYVKLIRSTEATLKFCRSKGKKNDNLLYTYIVLQRAKLLLVAGEKDKARAEIEDCINNIQRRGVKAFIAEKVRETWKELAGEAAPKIYDAKAETNKLFYYEDTNFNPDDTGYRDRDREYSLTLGEVFSQFNEKHLTASTMIVHDLFDMADENEDLKSVTDYVYRLQHGREHNQEMIKYAFALFVIHHPLARKEGLRYPENTTPAQPTPYLKSRPTGRPDESWINYFRNDADFVFHHDHWHKVYVGQSLPSSTGTHLDRQGELFAYMHQQMLARYDAEREAIGLAPVRPYDFHETEREGCDLRPTFTHPYYNPRPAGMRWGSNNIRQFQQWDYQVKRVIQTGTVIGPNMETINLRASSDPSFGPNYFGHVVEATTGAFQRYYGSIHNTGHGVFGSIGQQSRRSSYMNSTATAVRDPIFFRWHKRVDTYIEQFNNTLTTELARDAPQVKIMSTDVIISQSNTPPDNFGSWANSKWSADNFKSDDVRTEMGEPKMKGEFGKVTHKPYTYHIRIARSDPSDTRNPLNLTIRIFICPARHAQELRRWIEMDKFCYVLPANQVCGIVSREDKHSSVIRRNPEDMQGDIEKDTTNTVSGFCECGWPYSMLFPCGQEGYGEPYKLCVFISDNSIDQQGIRTHCGSLSYCGARDRKYPDKRQMGYPFATPMLVNGRRVSVYEAASQLYNMAMGDFKIVKTDTRYGPPPPTPTPTPAPVPTPAPVPTPAPAPTPAPKTPTTPQAPTEYKRETWYAQSQLRVSRFVSYKPSTWVGVFRVLINGSNVRASGKTIVIRFEGRGHGNGVYAIKNVSIGKRYPRSMTTIGQPTPVQFPGGKQPVIPEEGAQSLPVQFEIEDNEDYFVTFQVSQPPCFIRNPWQHAQTWFSSSGGDKLAKSADWGGNQVAVSRNIYGVSKIFVPDN, from the exons ATGTCTTACAGGCAATCCTACACGACGCCCTACAGCACCAGGATTTCCTACACCTCCGGCTATCAGCCACCTTCACCATACATCCCCTCCTACGACGATCCGGATGATACCCAGTACAGTGGCACTGGACCAGGGACATACGGCGGAACAGAGCCATCATCGTACACTGGTACTGGGCCTCCTCCTTCGTCATATGGTGACACTCAACCACCTTCAACATACACTGGAACAGGACAACCACCTTCTACATACACTGGAACAGGACAGCCACCTTCCTCATATGGTGACAGTGGTCAACCACCTTCAACGTACACTGGAACAGGACAGCCACCTTCCTCATATGGTGACAGTGGTCAACCACCTTCAACGTACACTGGAACAGGACAGCCACCTTCTACATACACTGGAACAGGACAACCACCTTCCACATATGGTGACAGTGGTCAACCACCTTCAACGTACACTGGAACAGGACAGCCACCTTCTACATACACTGGAACAGGACAACCACCTTCATCATATGGTGACAGCAGTCAACCACCTTACACTGGAACAGGACAGCCACCTTCCTCATATGGTGACAGTGGTCAACCACCTTCTACATACACTGGAACAGAACAGCCACCTTCATCATATGGTGACAGTGGTCAACCACCTTCAACGTACACTGGAACAGGACAACCACCTTCATCATATGGTGACAGTGGTCAACCACCTTCAACGTACACAGGAACAGGACCACCTCCTACAACATATACAGGAACTGGACCTCCACCTTCATCATATGGGCAACCTCCTTCCACATATACAGGAACAAGACTACCTCCTTCATCTTACTCATCATATGATGCTGATTATTCCCCACAAA GTTTCCAGTTTAGTGGCAGCTACAAAGGAGATGGAACAGATTCTGAGAGTCTCGAGTTGAGAATTGATTGGGAACCAATATCAGAACATGCAAAAGAACTGAAAGTGCTTTCTGGAGATATCTTTGCAGCAGGGAAGTGGCAGATGtcatttttcataatgaaagcAATCATTATATCAATGGATAACAACTCAGCAAAGATAAGTGGTACAGGTAAAGTGTGGGATGCAAAAACCAGTGTATCCATTGAGGTCACCATTACAAAAGGTGATGAAGATGCAAGAAGTGCTGTAGTTAAGTTGAAGGTTGGTGGTAAAGAGAGTTCTTTTACATGTGCACGCTACACCAAATTCTTTCGCACTGTGGATATAGAGGTAGATTTCACATCAGAAAACCTTTACTTGCCAACttataatacacacatacatccaTCCCGTCCACCATCCTTACCAAAGCGAGACATTGATATTTTCACTGCCTATGCTGATGCTGGTGTGGATTTGCGCTTGGACACAGGAGACTGCAGCCTGGTGTGTGATCCAGATCCCAACACAGCCTGGTCAAATTCAGAGCTTTATGACATCCAAGAGAAAGAGCTCGAAGGTGAAGATCCTAGCAAATGGAAAATCTGGTGCATAATGACAGAGAAGTATGAGCATAGCTCTTCCATTGTAGGTGCTATGTTCGATACCAAGACACGACAAGGCTTTGGATTGTTTACCAAAACTGGCCCACTCGCAAAATTACCGGCAACTTCACCCAAGACTACTGATGTTGAGCTGAGTGTTCAAGAGAAGATTGCCTTACGCCACTACCTATTTACTGCTGTACATGAGTGTGGACATGCCTTTAATTTGCAGCACTGCTTTAGCATGGGACGGCCAAACAGCTTAACGTGGATGAATTATGCAACATCTTACAATAACCTAAATGGTAGTGATTCATTTTACAGAAATTTCGAGTTCTGTTTTGATGATGCTGAATTGCTGTGGCTGCGACATGGTCcatacaataaggtgaaaccaGGAGAAGGCAATTGGGGAAAGATTTCTCCAAGTGCAATTCCTGCTTCTGCTGATCTAGATGATCCCGATAGTTGGGGTAGGCTTCTTTCCTTTGATATACGCACAGCTAAGAAGAAGTACACTCAAATGGAGCCAGTCACATTGGAAGTTCGATTACAGAATCTCTCTACTCATTCTATCTTTGTAGAAACAGGGTTCTCACCTCGATATGACATTGTGAAGATATATGTTACTCGTccatcaggggaaattgaggagGTGAATGATTTCAAATCTGAGGACTTGATTGAACCCACCAAGGAGTTACATCCACAGGGATCTACTGATGGTCCTGATCGACACAGTGAGCTTGTATTGCTGCTCTATGAAGCAGATGGCTTCTTGTTTAAAGAACCCGGTACCTACAAGATCATGGCACTCTACCACTCTGGTAGTAAAGAGCTGACAAGTAACACTGTCACTGTAGATATTGCTCCTTATCAGGGTGGTAAGAAAGCACAGGCCACCCTTAAAAAGTTTTTTCAAGATGATGTTGGGCGATATATTTCCATTGGTGGATCCAGGTCACCACGATATGATGAGACCAGAAATTTTCTTGAATCACTTGCTGAGAGTTCCAATGATGGTTACTGGGCTGGTGCTCTTGTGGCAGAAACCTTCACTGCATACGCTAAGGATTATAAGTTAGTAAAATCATCCAGGCAGTATGGAAAAATAGATGTTGGAAAAATTGGCCAGCCAGATTATGTGAAACTTATTAGGTCTACTGAAGCTACCTTGAAGTTTTGCAGAAGTAAGGGTAAGAAGAATGACAATCTTCTGTACACATACATTGTTCTTCAGAGAGCCAAACTTCTTTTGGTAGCTGGTGAAAAAGACAAAGCCAGAGCTGAAATAGAAGACTGCATAAATAACATCCAAAGGAGAGGGGTGAAAGCCTTTATTGCAGAAAAAGTGAGAGAAACTTGGAAGGAATTGGCTGGTGAAGCTGCACCAAAAATATATGATGCCAAAGCAGAAACCAACAAACTGTTTTATTATGAGGACACTAATTTTAATCCAGATGACACGGGGTATCGTGACAGGGATAGAGAGTATTCTTTGACACTGGGTGAAGTATTTTCACAATTCAACGAAAAACATCTTACAGCTTCTACCATGATCGTCCATGATTTGTTTGATATGGCAGATGAAAATGAAGACCTGAAGTCAGTGACTGATTACGTATACAGGTTGCAACATGGAAGGGAGCATAATCAAGAGATGATCAAATATGCTTTTGCTTTATTTGTTATTCACCATCCCCTAGCTCGTAAAGAAGGGTTGCGCTATCCAGAGAATACCACACCTGCTCAACCAACCCCATACTTAAAGTCAAGACCAACTGGTCGACCAGATGAATCATGGATAAACTACTTTAGAAATGATGCAGATTTTGTTTTCCATCATGATCACTGGCATAAGGTATACGTTGGTCAAAGTCTTCCTAGTTCAACTGGCACACACTTGGACAGGCAGGGAGAGCTATTTGCTTACATGCACCAGCAGATGTTAGCACGTTATGATGCTGAAAGAGAAGCCATTGGTCTTGCACCAGTCAGGCCTTATGATTTTCATGAAACAGAGAGAGAAGGCTGTGATCTGAGACCAACATTTACCCATCCTTATTACAATCCACGTCCAGCAGGCATGAGATGGGGTTCAAACAATATCCGCCAGTTTCAGCAGTGGGATTATCAAGTGAAAAGGGTGATTCAAACTGGAACTGTGATAGGCCCAAATATGGAGACCATTAATCTTCGTGCTTCAAGTGACCCATCATTTGGCCCCAATTACTTTGGTCACGTTGTAGAGGCAACTACTGGTGCATTCCAGCGCTATTACGGTAGCATACATAACACAGGTCATGGAGTGTTTGGTTCCATTGGTCAGCAATCAAGACGCAGCAGCTACATGAACTCCACTGCTACTGCTGTACGTGATCCCATATTCTTTAGATGGCACAAGCGTGTTGATACTTACATTGAACAGTTTAACAACACACTTACAACTGAATTAGCCAGGGATGCTCCTCAAGTTAAAATAATGTCAACTGATGTCATTATTAGTCAATCAAACACTCCTCCTGACAATTTTGGATCTTGGGCAAATTCTAAGTGGAGCGCGGACAACTTTAAATCTGATGATGTACGAACTGAAATGGGAGAACCTAAGATGAAGGGAGAATTTGGCAAGGTGACACATAAACCATATACTTATCACATTCGAATTGCCAGATCTGACCCTTCTGACACTAGAAATCCACTTAACTTGACCATTCGCATTTTTATCTGTCCTGCCAGACATGCACAAGAACTTAGGCGATGGATTGAGATGGACAAATTCTGCTACGTCCTTCCAGCAAATCAAGTCTGTGGTATAGTCAGCCGCGAAGATAAGCACTCCAGTGTGATTCGCCGTAACCCTGAAGACATGCAAGGGGATATAGAAAAAGATACCACAAATACAGTAAGTGGTTTTTGTGAGTGTGGCTGGCCTTATAGCATGCTGTTCCCCTGTGGACAAGAGGGATATGGTGAACCTTACAAACTCTGCGTATTTATCTCAGACAACAGCATTGATCAACAAGGAATCCGTACTCACTGTGGAAGTCTGAGTTACTGTGGAGCCAGAGATCGTAAATATCCAGATAAAAGACAAATGGGATACCCATTTGCTACCCCAATGCTTGTGAATGGAAGACGTGTCTCTGTGTATGAAGCTGCTTCTCAACTATATAACATGGCCATGGGagattttaaaattgttaagaCCGATACTCGATATGGTCCACCACCTCCCACTCCTACTCCAACACCAGCACCAGTCCCAACACCAGCACCAGTCCCAACACCAGCACCAGCCCCAACACCAGCTCCGAAAACTCCAACAACTCCTCAAGCTCCAACAGAGTATAAGAGAGAAACCTGGTATGCACAAAGCCAACTTCGAGTGTCCAGGTTTGTTTCCTACAAACCAAGTACTTGGGTAGGAGTATTCAGAGTACTGATAAATGGGTCAAATGTCAGGGCTTCTGGAAAAACTATCGTAATACGCTTTGAGGGTCGTGGACATGGAAATGGTGTTTATGCCATCAAAAATGTTAGCATTGGCAAACGATATCCCAGGAGTATGACTACTATTGGACAGCCAACTCCAGTACAGTTCCCTGGAGGAAAACAGCCTGTGATACCTGAAGAAGGAGCACAGTCACTACCAGTCCAGTTTGAAATTGAAGACAATGAGGATTACTTTGTTACCTTCCAAGTATCACAGCCACCTTGCTTCATACGTAACCCATGGCAACATGCACAAACCTGGTTCTCCTCTAGTGGTGGTGACAAGCTAGCCAAGTCAGCTGACTGGGGAGGCAACCAAGTGGCAGTGTCAAGGAATATCTATGGAGTATCGAAGATATTTGTGCCTGATAACTAA